One Nicotiana sylvestris chromosome 12, ASM39365v2, whole genome shotgun sequence genomic window carries:
- the LOC138882712 gene encoding uncharacterized protein — MDAIIWNVRSVNTIQAFERLIKMHRKHHFEFIGILEPMQQSHKMERYKARIGLAQAEVNVSNKIWAFIDEIFEVTILYNMTQQLTLRLTHTETHVELILTLVYAKCDRTERIELWDSLYAMASDMTVPWLVGGDFNVIWDEEEKFGGLLVSLTEVDDFRHCINTCNLTDLGFKGSIFTWWNGRSEEDCIFKRSDRCFGNLELQQTFPGLEVTHLSKIGSDHCQMLLKYDIETPPIKKSFRFLNFWTKHVTFKNVVKENWNSDFSANHFCIFNYKLKKLKKALSTWSRAIYGDIFQKIASLGRWSWFMKGNLKSILHR; from the coding sequence ATGGATGCAATTATATGGAATGTCAGGTCAGTAAATACAATACAAGCATTTGAAAGGCTGATTAAAATGCACAGAAAACATCACTTTGAGTTCATAGGAATCCTTGAGCCTATGCAACAGTCTCACAAAATGGAGAGGTATAAAGCAAGAATTGGTTTGGCACAGGCTGAGGTGAATGTATCAAACAAGATTTGGGCTTTTATTGATGAAATATTTGAGGTTACTATTCTGTATAACATGACTCAACAGCTGACTTTGAGATTAACGCACACTGAAACACATGTTGAGCTCATCCTTACACTAGTTTATGCCAAATGTGATCGCACTGAAAGAATTGAACTATGGGATTCTTTGTATGCAATGGCATCAGATATGACAGTACCATGGCTAGTTGGAGGCGACTTTAATGTGATATGGGATGAAGAAGAGAAATTTGGAGGCTTACTAGTTTCTCTCACTGAAGTTGATGACTTTAGGCACTGCATCAATACCTGCAACTTGACAGATTTGGGATTTAAAGGAagcatatttacatggtggaatggaagATCAGAGGAAGACTGTATTTTTAAAAGATCGGACAGATGTTTTGGCAATCTTGAATTGCAACAGACCTTTCCTGGATTGGAGGTAACTCACCTGTCCAAAATTGGGTCTGATCATTGCCAAATGCTGTTGAAATATGATATAGAAACTCCTCCAATTAAGAAATCATTCAGATTTCTTAACTTCTGGACTAAGCATGTAACCTTCAAAAATGTAGTAAAGGAGAATTGGAATTCTGATTTTAGTGCTAAccatttctgcatttttaactaCAAGTTAAAGAAGCTTAAGAAAGCACTATCTACCTGGAGCAGAGCTATATATGGGGATATATTCCAGAAGATTGCAAGCCTGGGAAGGTGGTCTTGGTTCATGAAAGGCAATTTGAAGTCAATCCTACACAGATGA